In Xenopus tropicalis strain Nigerian chromosome 5, UCB_Xtro_10.0, whole genome shotgun sequence, one genomic interval encodes:
- the gpr6 gene encoding G-protein coupled receptor 6, which produces MNESLNDNESSFPLPWIQANDVNASLELSAFFSVFTINPWDIMLCISGTIIACENAIVVAIIFYTPTLRTPMFVLIGSLATADLLAGFGLILNFVFQYVIQSETISLITVGFLVASFTASVSSLLAITVDRYLSLYNALTYSSEKTILWIHMMLVVTWGVSLCLGLLPVLGWNCLDDDSSCSIVKPLTKSNVTLLSTSFFFIFILMLHLYIKICKIVCRHAHQIALQQHFLTASHYVATKKGVSTLAIILGTFGASWLPFAIYCVVGDHDYPSVYTYATLLPATYNSMINPIIYAYRNQEIQRSMWVLFCGCYQSKVSFRSRSPSDV; this is translated from the coding sequence ATGAATGAAAGTCTTAATGACAACGAATCTAGTTTCCCACTACCCTGGATCCAGGCAAATGATGTCAATGCATCATTGGAGCTATCTGCTTTCTTTTCTGTGTTTACCATCAACCCATGGGATATTATGCTGTGCATCTCAGGAACTATTATTGCCTGTGAAAATGCAATCGTGGTAGCTATTATCTTCTACACACCAACATTGAGAACACCTATGTTTGTGCTGATTGGGAGCCTGGCTACAGCAGACCTCCTGGCTGGCTTTGGCTTAATccttaattttgtttttcaataTGTGATTCAATCAGAGACCATAAGCCTTATCACCGTGGGATTCCTAGTGGCCTCTTTTACTGCTTCTGTGAGTAGCTTGCTGGCCATCACAGTTGACCGTTACCTCTCACTATACAATGCACTGACTTATTCCTCAGAGAAAACAATCCTTTGGATACATATGATGCTTGTCGTTACTTGGGGGGTTTCACTGTGTTTGGGGCTGCTTCCAGTGCTGGGCTGGAACTGTCTAGATGATGATTCATCTTGCAGCATTGTTAAGCCCCTGACCAAAAGTAACGTGACTCTCCTTTccacttcattttttttcatcttcATTTTGATGCTGCACCTTTATATCAAAATCTGCAAAATTGTGTGCAGACATGCTCACCAGATAGCACTGCAGCAGCATTTTCTCACAGCCTCCCATTACGTGGCCACCAAAAAGGGAGTATCTACTCTGGCCATTATTCTTGGGACTTTTGGGGCCAGCTGGTTGCCTTTTGCTATATACTGTGTGGTAGGCGACCATGACTATCCTTCAGTGTACACTTATGCCACACTGTTACCTGCTACTTACAACTCAATGATTAACCCCATCATTTATGCCTATAGAAATCAAGAGATACAGAGGTCCATGTGGGTCCTTTTCTGTGGCTGCTATCAATCCAAAGTGTCCTTTCGCTCCAGATCACCGAGCGATGTGTAA